In Fundulus heteroclitus isolate FHET01 chromosome 18, MU-UCD_Fhet_4.1, whole genome shotgun sequence, a single genomic region encodes these proteins:
- the ppp5c gene encoding serine/threonine-protein phosphatase 5 codes for MGSHSKRCRRRRRRRISLYDICDHPDYGSEKKMAEATNEAELLKEKANNFFKEKDYENAIKYYTEALELNPSNAIYYSNRSLAYLRTECYGYALADATKALEVDKNYIKGYYRRATSNMALGKFKAALKDYETVVRVRPNDKDARMKYQECNKIVKQKAFERAIASDDKKKSVVDSLDIESMTIEDDYVGPKLEDGKVTLQFMKDMMDWFKDQKKLHRKCAYQILVQVKDVLSKLPSLVEITIKETEKITICGDTHGQYYDLLNIFELNGLPSETNPYLFNGDFVDRGSFSVEVILTLFGFKLLYPDHFHLLRGNHETDNMNQMYGFEGEVKAKYTAQMFQLFSEVFQWLPLAQCINSKVLVMHGGLFSEDGVTLEDLRKIDRNRQPPDSGPMCDLLWSDPQPQNGRSVSKRGVSCQFGPDVTQRFLEQNKLDYIVRSHEVKAQGYEVTHSEKCITVFSAPNYCDQMGNKGAYIHLRGSDLKPEFHQFTAVPHPNVKPMAYANTLMQLGMM; via the exons ATGGGATCCCACTC aaaacgttgtagaagaagaagaagaagaagaatctccCTTTACGACATTTGCGACCACCCGGATTACGGCAGCGAGAAGAAGATGGCGGAGGCAACGAATGAAGCAGAGCTACTCAAGGAGAAGGCAAATAACTTCTTCAAAG aaAAAGACTACGAAAATGCTATCAAGTACTACACAGAGGCCCTGGAGCTCAATCCATCCAATGCCATCTACTACAGCAACCGCAGCTTGGCGTACCTGCGCACAGAGTGCTACGGCTATGCGCTGGCAGATGCTACGAAGGCCCTGGAGGTGGACAAGAACTACATAAAAGGCTACTACCGCCGTGCCACCTCCAACATGGCGCTGGGCAAATTTAAAGCTGCGCTCAAGGACTATGAAACG GTAGTGAGGGTCCGACCGAACGACAAGGACGCCAGAATGAAGTACCAGGAATGTAACAAGATCGTGAAACAGAAAGCCTTCGAGAGAGCCATCGCCAGCGACGACAAGAAGAAATCTGTGGTGGACTCTCTGGACATAGAGAGCATGA CCATCGAGGATGACTACGTCGGGCCCAAACTGGAGGACGGGAAGGTGACGCTGCAGTTCATGAAAGACATGATGGATTGGTTCAAAGACCAGAAGAAGCTGCACAGAAAATGTGCTTACCAG ATCTTAGTACAAGTCAAGGATGTTCTCTCAAAACTACCGAGTCTGGTTGAAATCACAATAAAAGAG acagaaaaaataacaatttgtgGGGACACCCACGGGCAGTACTACGACCTCCTCAACATCTTCGAGCTGAACGGTTTACCCTCAGAGACCAACCCTTAT CTCTTCAATGGCGACTTTGTGGATCGAGGCTCTTTCTCCGTTGAGGTCATTCTCACCCTGTTTGGCTTCAAGCTGCTTTACCCCGACCACTTCCACTTGCTCAGAG GTAACCACGAGACGGACAACATGAACCAGATGTACGGCTTTGAAGGCGAGGTCAAGGCCAAGTACACGGCCCAGATGTTCCAGCTGTTCAGCGAGGTCTTCCAGTGGCTTCCTCTCGCTCAGTGTATCAACAGCAAAGTACTG GTCATGCATGGAGGACTTTTCAGTGAAGATGGCGTCACCCTGGAGGACCTGAGGAAGATCGACAGGAACAGACAGCCTCCAGACTCAG GTCCGATGTGTGACCTTCTGTGGTCCGATCCGCAGCCTCAG AACGGCCGGTCGGTCAGCAAGCGAGGAGTGAGCTGTCAGTTTGGTCCCGACGTGACGCAGCGCTTCCTGGAGCAGAACAAGCTGGACTACATCGTGCGAAGTCATGAAGTCAAAGCTCAGGGCTACGAGGTCACGCACTCGGAGAAATGCATCACCGTGTTCTCTGCGCCCAACTACTG CGATCAGATGGGAAACAAAGGAGCGTACATCCACCTCAGGGGATCAGATCTCAAACCAGAGTTTCACCAGTTCACTGCTGTG CCTCATCCGAATGTCAAGCCGATGGCGTACGCCAACACGCTAATGCAGTTGGGGATGATGTAG